The following coding sequences lie in one Aspergillus puulaauensis MK2 DNA, chromosome 3, nearly complete sequence genomic window:
- the NDC80 gene encoding kinetochore-associated Ndc80 complex subunit NDC80 (BUSCO:EOG092619RJ;~COG:D;~EggNog:ENOG410PG2Z;~InterPro:IPR005550,IPR038273;~PFAM:PF03801;~go_component: GO:0031262 - Ndc80 complex [Evidence IEA];~go_process: GO:0051315 - attachment of mitotic spindle microtubules to kinetochore [Evidence IEA]) gives MSQDTGLFSIKRPRETLGSVQNYSSLPQPSSALKRTSSIGFQNPPFTSQHARSMSLLNSVGRPQQPNFQRSSSGGFGADPGLSSVRRSVSSNIFHGAGAGRPSFAPGSLSSNTASQNLQRRSSVFSRPSTGGAMGHQSFFTQVPSAAGVPRDPRPLRDRSFQARISQELLEYLTHNNFELEMKHSLGQNTLRSPTQKDFNYIFQWLYHRIDPGYRFQKAMDAEVPPILKQLRYPYEKGITKSQIAAVGGQNWPTFLGMLHWLMEIAQMMDRYVLGEYDEACAEMGVDVSGDRIIFRFLTGAYHDWLQGGEEEDDDAAGQRLVPHIELMAQEFENGNEKYVNEMTSLDAENRSLRDQIEELEKNAPDMAKLDKQFRILEDDKRKFEDYIQNVQGKIEKYESRINFLEEEIKKTESELQTAEEERAGLQASVDQQGLTIQDIDRMNTERDRLQKSLDDTINRLEETHARVMAKESEASGKLEDLEELVKAYNTLGYQTSLIPSTAVNANGQEYELSLNVNERSFSTSQIGGVPSRISPEADRLLAEPFTGYHPAHLLNLDLRGMVRSNLQTLRKDINERRKRGIDADLERRNLLDNIKEAMDEKRSEVEALEHKRRTAEEEFERLKEVTTTQKLASDAQIEKMEKELAKMRATMSESVQLMEQREMNTNIEYEQLTLRANALREELHTNVESMLNDIIRFKVHVQKGLEDYENFIVDEVEQELGGDGQMAENAPLSTEEL, from the exons ATGTCGCAAGACACAGGACTTTTCAGTATTAAACGCCCCCGCGAG ACTCTGGGAAGCGTGCAAAATTACTCATCACTTCCGCAACCCTCGTCAGCCTTGAAGCGCACCAGCTCAATTGGATTCCAAAACCCCCCTTTCACCTCCCAGCACGCGCGCTCGATGTCACTATTAAATTCTGTAGGCCGTCCCCAGCAGCCGAACTTCCAGCGATCATCTTCAGGAGGATTCGGTGCAGATCCCGGGCTCTCATCTGTCAGGCGTTCTGTCTCAAGCAATATCTTCCAtggagctggcgctggaCGTCCAAGTTTTGCTCCAGGCTCGCTGTCTTCCAATACGGCCTCTCAGAACCTACAAAGACGAAGCAGCGTGTTCTCACGACCTTCTACGGGTGGTGCTATGGGCCATCAGTCATTCTTCACACAAGTCCCATCGGCCGCAGGCGTTCCCAGAGATCCGCGACCTCTTCGCGACAGGTCTTTTCAGGCTCGAATCTCACAGGAGCTTCTAGAGTACCTGACCCATAATAACTTTGAGCTCGAAATGAAGCATTCACTTGGTCAAAACACTCTTCGATCACCAACTCAAAAAGATTTCAACTATATCTTCCAATGGCTGTACCATCGAATCGATCCTGGATACCGGTTCCAGAAAGCCATGGATGCGGAGGTTCCACCAATTTTGAAGCAGCTACGCTACCCATACGAAAAGGGCATCACCAAGTCCCAGATCGCGGCTGTTGGAGGTCAGAATTGGCCTACATTTTTAGGAATGCTACATTGGTTGATGGAAATCGCACAAATGATGGATCGATATGTCCTAGGGGAGTATGATGAGGCGTGTGCGGAAATGGGAGTGGATGTTTCGGGAGATCGGATTATCTTTCGTTTCCTTACAGGTGCCTACCATGACTGGCTACagggtggagaagaggaagatgacgatgccgCCGGGCAGAGGCTAGTTCCTCATATCGAGCTCATGGCCCAAGAGTTTGAGAATGGTAACGAGAAATACGTGAACGAAATGACGTCGTTGGATGCTGAGAACCGGTCACTACGCGATCAAATTgaagagttggagaagaatgCCCCGGACATGGCGAAGCTCGACAAGCAATTCAGGATTTTGGAGGACGACAAGAGAAAATTCGAAGACTACATTCAAAATGTGCAAGGCAAGATCGAGAAATACGAAAGTCGCATCAATTTCTTGGaagaggagatcaagaagacaGAATCGGAACTGCAAACcgccgaagaagaacggGCGGGACTTCAGGCTAGCGTTGATCAGCAAGGCCTCACGATTCAGGATATTGACCGCATGAATACCGAAAGGGACCGGCTTCAAAAGAGTCTCGACGACACTATAAATCGGCTGGAAGAGACACATGCACGAGTGATGGCCAAAGAATCCGAAGCAAGCGGGAAACTCGAAGACTTAGAGGAACTTGTCAAGGCCTATAACACGCTTGGATACCAAACCAGCCTTATCCCTTCAACAGCCGTCAACGCTAACGGCCAGGAGTATGAGCTCAGTCTGAACGTGAACGAACGCAGCTTTTCCACGTCACAAATCGGAGGCGTCCCTAGCAGGATCTCCCCTGAAGCCGACAGACTTCTAGCCGAACCTTTCACAGGATATCACCCAGCACACTTGCTGAATTTGGATCTGCGCGGCATGGTTCGCAGCAATCTGCAAACACTCCGGAAAGACATAAACGAGCGAAGAAAGCGTGGCATTGATGCCGACCTGGAGAGACGGAACCTGTTGGACAACATCAAGGAGGCCATGGATGAGAAGCGAAGCGAGGTCGAGGCTTTGGAACATAAGCGACGTacggcggaggaagagttTGAGCGACTCAAGGAAGTGACGACCACCCAGAAACTCGCCTCAGATGCAcagatcgagaagatggaaaaAGAGCTAGCCAAAATGCGAGCCACGATGAGTGAGAGTGTTCAGCTAATGGAGCAGCGTGAAATGAACACCAATATTGAGTACGAGCAGCTTACACTCCGAGCCAATGCGCTCCGGGAAGAGCTGCACACCAATGTGGAAAGCATGTTGAACGACATTATCCGGTTTAAGGTCCATGTACAGAAAGGCTTGGAGGATTACGAAAACTTTATTGTGGACGAAGTGGAACAAGAGCTGGGCGGCGACGGGCAGATGGCCGAAAACGCGCCTCTCTCCACGGAGGAACTTTGA
- a CDS encoding uncharacterized protein (COG:S;~EggNog:ENOG410PNSG), protein MPPTKSPTPRRSNSPSRTRSRSPSRPHEHSKRRRRDDHDRDRERRHRHRHGHGHHSHRRGHDRDRRAEPETRVAITLPFGARELSKRDLELFEPMFAMYLDIQKGIFLEDLGADEVKGRWKSFVGKWNRGELAEGWYDAATLEKARSAAASAPGPADSYQDAKVEKHQAIVPSAGADEEEGPNDDDDDDDDDEYGPMPQSELSSRGGGRAPGPAIPTMQDLELRKETAAEDAMADRYDERQHHRAEVRTHKSELRHMEDEVAPRAEPGTHERRMEKRREAAASHRAFAESRRGGSPTDAAPESELMGSGENDLDAIKADKEREKRKKNEREIRREEILRARTAEREERVKQYREKEEETIGWLKTLAKQRFG, encoded by the exons ATGCCGCCCACCAAGTCTCCAACCCCACGAAGATCAAACTCCCCCTCGCGCACCCGCTCACGATCCCCGTCAAGACCCCACGAACATAgcaaacgccgccgccgtgaTGACCACGATCGTGATCGCGAACGTCGCCATAGGCATagacatggacatggacatcaCTCTCATCGCCGCGGCCACGACCGCGACCGCCGTGCCGAGCCCGAAACCCGAGTCGCAATAACCCTCCCATTCGGAGCGCGAGAGCTCTCAAAGCGCGACCTGGAACTCTTCGAGCCCATGTTCGCTATGTACCTTGATATCCAGAAGGGGATTTTCCTCGAAGATCTGGGCGCGGATGAAGTGAAAGGACGATGGAAGAGTTTTGTGGGGAAATG GAACCGTGGAGAATTGGCTGAGGGGTGGTATGACGCTGCTACACTAGAGAAGGCACGGAGTGCTGCTGCGTCTGCGCCTGGACCTGCGGATTCGTATCAGGATGCGAAAGTAGAAAAACATCAGGCCATTGTACCTAGCGCTGGtgccgatgaagaggaagggcccaatgatgatgatgatgacgacgacgatgacgaatACGGTCCCATGCCTCAGTCTGAATTATCGAGTCGAGGTGGTGGGCGAGCTCCAGGGCCCGCGATACCGACCATGCAAGATCTAGAATTGCGGAAGG AGACTGCTGCAGAAGATGCCATGGCAGACCGATACGATGAGCGCCAACACCATCGAGCAGAAGTCCGGACACACAAATCCGAGCTTCGCCACATGGAAGACGAGGTTGCGCCCCGTGCCGAACCAGGGACGCATGAACGCCGCATGGAAAAGCGACGCGAGGCGGCTGCGTCTCATCGAGCCTTTGCTGAATCCCGGAGAGGCGGCTCACCTACCGATGCCGCACCTGAGTCCGAGCTCATGGGCTCTGGCGAGAACGATCTAGATGCTATCAAAGCGGAtaaggagagggagaagaggaagaagaatgagCGGGAGATCCGGAGGGAGGAGATACTGCGTGCGAGAACGGCAGAACGGGAGGAGAGGGTAAAGCAATAccgggagaaggaggaagagacaaTTGGCTGGTTGAAGACGTTAGCGAAGCAGAGGTTTGGTTGA
- a CDS encoding uncharacterized protein (SECRETED:SignalP(1-20)): protein MKPATILGTVAALVLGNVMGQVTITIPGLPDLPTISIPTLSIPNSVSFPNLPTISIPTTLPTCLPNLPTTLPSITWPTLMATEPTGEPENVKKPSVQGRFERMHPRQVARADA, encoded by the exons ATGAAGCCCGCTACTATCTTGGGAACCGTCGCTGCCCTTGTCCTGGGAAATGTAATGGGCCAGGTAACCATT ACAATCCCCGGGCTCCCTGACCTGCCAACTATCTCCATCCCAACGCTTTCGATCCCCAACAGTGTCTCTTTCCCCAATCTTCCAACCATATCTATCCCTACAACGCTCCCGACATGTCTCCCAAATCTGCCAACTACGCTCCCATCAATCACTTGGCCTACTCTCATGGCTACCGAGCCTACCGGTGAGCCGGAAAATGTCAAGAAACCCTCGGTTCAGGGCAGATTCGAGCGGATGCATCCGCGCCAGGTTGCGCGGGCTGACGCTTAG
- the pex14 gene encoding putative peroxisomal membrane anchor protein (Pex14) (BUSCO:EOG092643S6;~COG:U;~EggNog:ENOG410PFAY;~InterPro:IPR006785,IPR025655,IPR036388;~PFAM:PF04695;~TransMembrane:1 (n6-14c21/22o107-125i);~go_component: GO:0005778 - peroxisomal membrane [Evidence IEA];~go_function: GO:0005515 - protein binding [Evidence IEA];~go_process: GO:0016560 - protein import into peroxisome matrix, docking [Evidence IEA]) yields MVREELISSAVTFLQDPSVASAPIEKRVSFLQSKNLTKEEIDVALARAGEDPSVAAAASSAASGYQSPPQQAVYQPPPPPPQGYGYPPYGQWQPPPPEPPKRDWRDWFIMATVMGGVGYGLYFVAKRYISPLIAPPTPPQLEQDKQNIDEQFSRAFALIEQLSTDTAALKTAEEARTEKLDVTLRDIETLVADLKTASRRRDDETRRINDEVNALKDAIPKALEGAREGNENRLRELGTELRSLKTLLGNRLGGGAASSPVTAKVPDTTAASTSESTSSSALPASSALPASNAATPATPQTETASGAAQATQTPSTDANNPLSRFSKSPSIPAWQLAAANRSKPASPSVEPASEESTNNQSSAPAS; encoded by the exons ATGGTTCGCGAGGAGTTGATCTCCTCTGCT GTGACAT TCCTGCAGGACCCGTCTGTCGCCTCGGCTCCGATTGAGAAGAGAGTATCTTTCCTACAATCGAAGAACCTCACAAAAGAAGAGATAGATGTAGCTCTCGCTCGCGCCGGCGAGGACCCGTCAGTGGCCGCTGCAGCATCGTCAGCAGCATCGGGGTATCAATCCCCACCACAGCAAGCGGTCTACCagcctccccctccaccaccacaaggATATGGCTATCCTCCATATGGCCAGTGgcaacctcctccccccGA GCCGCCGAAACGGGACTGGCGCGACTGGTTTATAATGGCTACAGTCATGGGAGGAGTTGGTTATGGCCTTTACTTTGTAGCAAAG CGATACATTTCGCCTCTCATCGCACCGCCGACTCCACCGCAATTGGAGCAGGACAAGCAAAATATCGATGAGCAGTTTTCTCGGGCCTTCGCTTTGATTGAACAGCTCTCCACGGATACCGCCGCGCTAAAGACGGCCGAAGAAGCCCGTACCGAAAAATTGGACGTTACCTTGCGAGACATAGAAACGCTGGTTGCCGACTTGAAAACTGCTTCGCGACGGCGAGATGATGAGACTCGTCGTATCAATGATGAGGTTAATGCACTAAAGGATGCCATTCCAAAGGCGCTTGAAGGTGCCCGAGAAGGCAACGAGAACCGCCTACGGGAACTCGGGACTGAATTAAGGAGCTTGAAGACACTTCTGGGTAATAGACTTGGCGGAGGTGCTGCGTCCTCGCCGGTCACCGCGAAGGTGCCTGATACCACTGCGGCTAGTACCTCTGAGtccacttcatcttcagctctTCCTGCAAGCTCAGCCCTGCCAGCCAGCAACGCCGCTACCCCCGCTACACCCCAAACTGAAACCGCCTCTGGAGCAGCACAAGCGACCCAGACTCCGAGCACCGACGCTAACAACCCCCTGTCACGATTCAGCAAATCACCCTCAATTCCCGCCTGGCAGTTGGCCGCCGCAAACCGATCCAAGCCCGCATCTCCCTCCGTCGAGCCTGCTAGTGAAGAATCTACCAACAACCAGTCGAGCGCGCCCGCCAGCTAA